One genomic region from Knoellia sp. p5-6-4 encodes:
- a CDS encoding AMP-binding protein: MTLSPTRPATLPAGFATGLARHGDRSALVAGDGSRLTYAELSRRVAEVADRLGEGRRLVLVAGGNTVDTVTTYLAAISAGHVVLLAGDRPEQLPALLEAYDPDVVATDAGGSWSLADRRSGSVHDLHPDLALLLSTSGSTGSPKLVRLSHDNLQSNAESIAEVLGIRADDRAATTLPLHYSFGLSVLNSHLARGASLLVTDLSVVDPCFWRLFRDEGATTLAGVPHTFELLERVGFSSMELPRLRAVLQAGGRLGPQKVREYAALGRERGWDLFVMYGQTEATARMAVLPPDLALERPESIGRAIPGGSFRVEPLDDLADGDVGELVYTGPNVMMGYARTPADLSAGPELDELHTGDLARRLPGGLYEVVGRTSRFAKIVGLRVDLDHLERLLEQRGVPARCADAGDAVVVATAARCDEAALGAELARSCRLPARSVQVVAGHELPLLPSGKPDYRAIAALARPATAPAPGTAAADSLPGQLVALYAELLGRPDATAESSFVELGGDSLSYVEVSLRLEHLLGSLPGDWHLRPVAELATVAAAARVDPSASDRRRWRPWRAWREVETGIVLRAVAVLLILANHTHLADVPGGAHTLLLAAGWNFARFQLTPRERSARVRGILRSATRVLVPSAVWIGGLALVADGYSWHNPLMLNQVLGDHAQWSDQWHFWFIEVLLYFLVALAGLLAVPALDRAERRWPFGIALGLVGLGLLSRYAVVVPDAGPYRGATAYVLVWLFALGWAAQKASSTWQRLAVSALLVATVPGFWDDMPGREATIIVGGLLLLWAKGVRLPRWAGAAAGTVASASLYIYLTHFMIYPPLMAYSSPMAMAACVVFGVAYWKAVLRAGQVAAPLWSVVRALVAGLQPGRFPVRQRKADSPVSA; encoded by the coding sequence GTGACACTCTCCCCCACCCGTCCCGCCACGCTGCCCGCCGGTTTCGCCACCGGCCTGGCGCGTCACGGCGACCGGTCGGCCCTGGTCGCCGGGGACGGCTCGAGGCTCACCTACGCAGAGCTGTCGCGGCGGGTGGCCGAGGTGGCCGACCGGCTCGGCGAGGGGCGCCGCCTCGTCCTCGTGGCGGGCGGCAACACCGTCGACACGGTGACGACCTACCTCGCCGCGATCTCCGCCGGGCACGTGGTTCTGCTGGCCGGCGACCGGCCCGAGCAGCTGCCGGCACTGCTCGAGGCCTACGACCCCGACGTCGTGGCCACCGACGCCGGCGGCTCGTGGTCGCTCGCGGACCGACGGTCGGGCTCGGTCCACGACCTGCACCCCGACCTGGCGCTGCTGCTGAGCACCTCCGGCTCCACCGGCTCGCCCAAGCTCGTGCGCCTCTCGCACGACAACCTGCAGTCCAACGCCGAGTCGATCGCCGAGGTGCTCGGCATCCGCGCCGACGACCGGGCCGCGACGACCCTCCCGCTGCACTACTCCTTCGGGCTGTCGGTGCTCAACAGCCACCTGGCCCGAGGAGCCAGCCTGCTCGTGACCGACCTGTCGGTGGTCGACCCCTGCTTCTGGCGGCTGTTCCGCGACGAGGGCGCCACCACGCTCGCCGGGGTGCCCCACACCTTCGAGCTCCTCGAGCGGGTCGGCTTCTCCTCGATGGAGCTGCCGCGCCTGCGCGCCGTGCTCCAGGCCGGCGGTCGCCTCGGGCCACAGAAGGTGAGGGAGTATGCCGCGCTCGGCCGCGAGCGCGGCTGGGACCTCTTCGTCATGTACGGCCAGACCGAGGCCACCGCCCGGATGGCGGTGCTCCCGCCGGACCTCGCCCTGGAGCGGCCCGAGTCGATCGGCCGGGCCATCCCGGGCGGGTCGTTCCGGGTAGAGCCGCTCGACGACCTGGCGGACGGCGACGTCGGAGAGCTGGTCTACACCGGGCCCAACGTGATGATGGGGTACGCCCGCACCCCTGCGGACCTCTCCGCCGGGCCCGAGCTCGACGAGCTGCACACCGGCGACCTGGCCCGGCGCCTCCCGGGCGGCCTCTACGAGGTCGTGGGCCGCACGAGCCGGTTCGCCAAGATCGTCGGCCTGCGGGTCGACCTCGACCACCTCGAGCGGCTGCTCGAGCAGCGCGGCGTGCCTGCACGGTGCGCCGACGCGGGCGACGCGGTGGTGGTGGCCACGGCCGCTCGCTGCGACGAGGCCGCCCTGGGCGCCGAGCTCGCGCGCAGCTGTCGGCTGCCCGCCCGGTCGGTGCAGGTGGTCGCGGGGCACGAGCTGCCCCTCCTGCCCAGCGGCAAGCCCGACTACCGCGCCATCGCCGCGCTCGCCCGGCCCGCCACCGCTCCCGCGCCGGGCACCGCCGCTGCGGACAGCCTGCCCGGCCAGCTGGTGGCCCTCTACGCCGAGCTGCTCGGCCGACCCGACGCCACCGCGGAGAGCTCGTTCGTCGAGCTCGGGGGCGACTCGCTGTCCTACGTCGAGGTCTCCCTCCGCCTGGAGCACCTCCTCGGGTCGCTCCCCGGCGACTGGCACCTGCGGCCGGTGGCCGAGCTCGCCACGGTCGCGGCGGCGGCGCGGGTGGACCCGTCTGCGTCGGACCGCCGCCGGTGGCGGCCCTGGCGCGCTTGGCGTGAGGTCGAGACCGGCATCGTGCTGCGCGCGGTCGCAGTGCTGCTCATCCTGGCCAACCACACCCACCTCGCGGACGTGCCCGGCGGGGCCCACACCCTGCTGCTCGCCGCCGGTTGGAACTTCGCCCGCTTCCAGCTGACTCCCCGGGAGCGGTCCGCCCGGGTGCGGGGCATCCTCCGCAGCGCGACCCGGGTGCTCGTGCCGAGCGCGGTCTGGATCGGCGGGCTCGCCCTGGTCGCCGACGGCTACTCCTGGCACAACCCCCTGATGCTCAACCAGGTGCTCGGCGACCACGCGCAGTGGTCGGACCAGTGGCACTTCTGGTTCATCGAGGTACTGCTCTACTTCCTCGTCGCCCTCGCGGGCCTGCTCGCCGTACCGGCCCTCGACCGCGCCGAGCGTCGCTGGCCGTTCGGGATCGCGCTCGGCCTGGTCGGCCTCGGGCTGCTGAGCCGCTACGCCGTCGTGGTGCCGGACGCCGGCCCCTACCGCGGCGCCACGGCATACGTGCTGGTCTGGCTCTTCGCGCTCGGCTGGGCCGCGCAGAAGGCCTCGTCGACGTGGCAGCGGCTCGCCGTCTCCGCGCTGCTGGTCGCGACCGTACCCGGCTTCTGGGACGACATGCCGGGCCGTGAGGCGACCATCATCGTGGGCGGGCTGCTGCTGCTCTGGGCGAAGGGCGTCCGGCTGCCGCGCTGGGCAGGGGCGGCCGCCGGCACGGTCGCGAGCGCCTCGCTCTACATCTACCTGACGCACTTCATGATCTACCCGCCCCTGATGGCCTACAGCTCGCCGATGGCCATGGCCGCCTGCGTCGTCTTCGGCGTCGCCTACTGGAAGGCCGTCCTGCGGGCCGGCCAGGTCGCCGCCCCGCTGTGGTCAGTGGTCCGGGCGCTGGTGGCCGGGCTGCAGCCGGGCCGCTTCCCGGTGCGTCAGCGGAAGGCGGACTCGCCGGTAAGCGCCTGA